Within the Micromonospora citrea genome, the region ATCCCAGATCGCGGCGGCCGCTGGCGCGTCTCCGACGAAGCGGGGCGGACCGAGCAGGCGCAAGGTGTCGAGGTGAAGTTCGTACGCGGCGCGGTCGCCGCCGTACAGGATGGTGGCCCTGGCGGTGCCGATCGTCTCCGGCGAGGCCTGGACGCCCGCGTCAAGATACCGAGCGCCCATGCCGGCGACCAGCTCGGCCGTCTTCTGCGCCTCCGCCGGTGTGCCGGTGCACAACGCGACAATGGTCCGCCCGGCCCGGTCCGGGTGCATGGCGGCCAGGCAGTCGGCGACCGCGCGGTGGTCGGTGAGGGTGAGCAGGACGAGATCGCTCGACGACACGGCCGCGGCGACCGAGTCGACGGGCCGAGCACCCGCCTCCACCAGGCCGTTGAGCCGGTGCTGAGTGCGGTTCCACACCGTCACCTCGCGGCCCGCGTCGAGTAGACGGTGTGCCACCGCTGTCCCGATGGCGCCGGTTCCGATAACTGTGATGGTCTCTGCCATGCGGCCATCCTCAAACCTCAACTCGACTTCATGTCAAGCCGTGACGTCGAGACGAAGGGGGCTGCCCCCTGTCGGCTCGGACACCTCGAGGTCGGTCAGGGTGGTGGCGGGTCACCGGCGATCGTGGCGGCGCGGTTCGCGTGGTGGTACCGCCGGGCCACCAGGAATTATCGCCGGCCGGCCGGCGGGTGGGCGGCGGCGTTCTGCCGGCCAGGCGACGGTGTGTCGCGGGGCGGCGCGGCACGCCGTCAAGGGTGGCCGTCGCCCCCCGTTCAGCAGGCGGCGTCGCCGACCGCGAGGAGGTTCCCCTCAGGAATGGTGATCTTCTGTCGGGCCTCGCCGGGCCGGGCGGCGGCCCGGTGGGCCCGCGCCGGGCCGTGCTCCCGGCGGGCGGCCCCGTAGGTGGCGGCGGTCCGGGCCGCGATGGTCGCCCAGCCGTACCGCCGGCCGACCATGGTGCGGGCCCGTCGGGCCACCCGGCGGGCGAAGACCTCGTCGCCGACGAGTTGGTCGACCGCGCCGGCGA harbors:
- a CDS encoding NAD(P)-dependent oxidoreductase, giving the protein MAETITVIGTGAIGTAVAHRLLDAGREVTVWNRTQHRLNGLVEAGARPVDSVAAAVSSSDLVLLTLTDHRAVADCLAAMHPDRAGRTIVALCTGTPAEAQKTAELVAGMGARYLDAGVQASPETIGTARATILYGGDRAAYELHLDTLRLLGPPRFVGDAPAAAAIWDLALFGVWYDAQLGLLRALDTVRAAGIDITEFARTAGTQLGHVVNSATATATELLEADYPPGPANLGEHLTVLRHLVEQRAGSPLGDGGLPIVAARIEALLADNRSGEGLTAVVDRREVP